Part of the Leptolyngbya sp. BL0902 genome, TGCTGCCAATACGCTGCTGCTTCAGGTGGTGATGCTATCGGCCTACTTCATCGACGGCATCGCCTTTGCCACCGAAAGCTTTGCCGGACGCTACTATGGCAGCGGCAACCGGGCTGAACTGCGGCGGCTCTTGTGGCTGGGCGGCGGCACCAGCGTCGGGCTGGGGCTCACCTTTGCCCTCACCTTTAACCTCTTTCCCCAAACCCTCTTTGGCCTGCTCACCAGCCACAAAACCGTCATCGACACCGTAGAAATCTACGTCCGCTGGCTGCTCCCGATTCTCTCGCTGGGGGCCATTGCCTATATGCTAGACGGCTATTTTCTGGGGCTCACCGCCGGAAAGGTGCTGCGCAATGCCACTGTCCTAGCCGCTGGCATGGGCTTTTTCCCGCTGGCGATGGTAGCCCAGCGCCTGGAGAGCCCCCACCTCCTCTGGCTGGCGCTCACGGGGCTGATGGCGGGCCGAGCCGTAACCCTGTTGTGGGCCGTTCCCAAATCGCTTCAACCCGATCCGCCACCCGGCACCCCCTAAAATGGGGTATGGACGCCGTCATCCAGATCAACAAAGCCCGACTAGATCAGGCCCGACTCAGTTTCTAGATTTTATCGATCCCCGTGCGATCCCCACATCCCCTCGGAAAGCAAGCCCCTCAATGCACCACGACTTCTCCCTGGCTGATTTTGCGATTTTCTATTCTCCCGTTTTCCTCACCCACGATACGGGGCAAATTCACCCGGAAAATGCCGGACGTCTCACGGCCATCCTGAACGCCCTCAACGCTTCGCCCTGGGCCGATCACCTCGACTGGCGCGAGCCTACCCCCGCCGATTCGCGCCAGGTGGATGAAGCGATTGTCGCCGTTCACGATCCCGCCTACATCGCCAAAATTCGGCAGTTTGCTGCAGCGGGCGGCGGCTACTGGGATGGCGATACCGCCGTGTCTCCCGCCAGCTATGAGGCGGCACGGCTGGCGGTGAGCGCGTGGCTAGACGGGGTGGATTATGTGCTGCAAACGGGGCATTCGGCCTTTGCCCTGGTGCGTCCCCCCGGCCACCACGCCATCCGGGATAGCGGCATGGGCTTTTGCCTGTTTTCCAACGCCGCCATTGCCGCCCACTATGCCCTCCAGCAACCGGGCATTCGGCGGGTTGCTATTTTGGATTGGGACGTCCACCACGGTAACGGCACCCAGTCTTTGGTAGAAGCCAACCCCGCCATCGCCTACTGCTCGCTGCACCAGTTTCCGGCCTATCCCGGCACCGGGCGCAGCACCGAAACGGGCCTCCATCACAACGTCCTCAACCTGCCCATGCCACCGGGCAGCACCAGCGCCGACTACCACAAAAAATTTGACCAGCAGGCGATTCCCTTCCTGCGGGCGTTTAACCCCGATATTTTGCTGATCAGCGCCGGATATGATGCCACCGCCGCCGATCCCCTGGCCAGCATAAACCTGCATCCCCAAGACTACGCGACCTTTACCCAATTTGCCCTGCGCGTGACCGACAAAATCCTCTTTGGCCTAGAGGGCGGCTACGACTACAACGCCCTCAGCCAATCGGTGATGGCTACCATTGGCGCAAGGCTAGGGCTAGGATCTGGCCTCCTGCCCTGACCGCCAGCCACCAAGTCCGGCCCACCCCAGGGAAGATTGGCCTGGGGTTATGCCCGGTACTGTTTAGACTGGCGGCGGTTCAAAGGGCGGGTTAGATTCGTTGACGGCAAGGTTTGCTGAGGGCGGCTAGAGTAGCAAACCCGCTAGACTGGATGGGGTGCTGTGGGTGACTGCTCATTGCCATCGCCCGCAATGTTCTGTGCTGAAGTTGATCCTAAGCCACCTTTTCCTTCTAAGTCGCCCTACGGAATGTCTGTACTAAGCCCCCTTTACCCTGCCCTCCAGGCCATCGCCACCCCGGCCCTGGTGTACGACGAAGCGCGACTTCGGGCTAATGCCGAGCGGATTCAGTCCTTGGGGCAGCGCTACGGATTTACGCCCCTGCTGGCGATGAAAGCCTCCTATGCGGGGCTGGGGGCGTTGTCGGAGGTGCCGGGGCTGGTGCCTGAAGTGGGTTCCATTGGCGAACTGCGGCTGTCCCAAACGCTCTTTCCAGAGGTGCCTGCCCACGGTTTTTTTGTCGCCATCGTTGAGGAAGAATGGGACGAAATTGCCCAGGGCGTTGGGCATTTGTCCTTTAATTCCCTCAATCAGGCGGCGCAATTTGGCCCTAGGGCGGCGGCGGCGGGTATTGCAGCGGCCATTCGGGTAAACCCCTTGGTGCAGGTCTCGTCCCACAGCGACTACGATGCCGGGGCAAAGGGCTGTCGGTTTGGGGTGCCCCTGGCAGAATTGCCCTCGGAGTTGCCGGACTCCATCGCCGGACTCCATGCCCATGTGTTGTGCGAAAACGGCGCGGCAGACTTGGCCCAAGTGGTGGAAGTGTTGCTGAAAGAGGGCGGACATTGGCTCTCCCAGGTGCAGTACCTCAACCTGGGCGGGGGCCATTTGATGACCGCTGAGGACTACGAGGATCAGCACCTAGGGGCAGCTTTGGCCCACCTCAAACAAGCCCATCCCCACCTAGACCTGTTTTTAGAGCCCGGTGCCGCCTGGTTTTGGGAGGCAGGTCAACTGGTGGTAATGGTGCGGGACATTGTGCGCCCCAGCGGCATTGCCACGGCAATTATCGACTGCTCCTTCCGCGCCCACCTGAACGATTTTTTAATTGGGTCACTGTTGGCGGATCTGCCGCTGACCATCACAGGGGCATCCTATGTCTCCCCAGAGGACTACGCCCAACTATCCGACGAAGCCCGTGCCCGTACTTACCGCATCGGTGGCCTATCCTGCGCCACCTGCGACTCTAAAGAGTATTACCAGTTTGCCCAACCGCTGCGGGTGGGCGACCGTCTGGTGATGGAAAATATGGGCCACTACGTCGATGTTACCTATAGCTGGTTCAATGGCCTGCCGCCGCCGTCGGTGTATCGCCTGACGAAAGCCGCCGCCACCCTAGAGCGAGACCACCCCTACCGCGAGTTCCTTCAGAGCAATCTCCCCTTCCATCGACGATAATCATCCCCTATTCCGGCTCCCCTCTTCCCGTGGGAGAGGGGCTGGGGGTGAGGGCCAATCCCCGCCAAAGAGGGTTTAGGGAGAGGATTGGGAAGTGAGGACTCCCTAGGAGTTCAACAGCTCAAACAGGCCGTCGTCGATGTCGTAGCCCAGCATTTGGGTCATAAATTTGAGCTTGGTGGGGTTGAAGCGGCCCTGGGATTTGAGCCATTCGGCAATCACAAAAATCTTTTGCATCACAAAGATTTCTAGGGCTTCGGGGTTGTAGCGGATGCCGTCGGTGGGGCTGAATTGGTGGGGCACCAGCATAGCGGCATAGCGACCCAGTTCACCCGCTTCCCAGTCCAGCACCAGGGGGAGCCAAGGATAGCGGCTATCCAACCGAATGAACCACAGCCGCACCTCCGGCAGTTCCGACAGTTCCCTGGGGTCGGTGGGGTCGCGGGTGATGTCGATATCAAACCGCAGGCCCGCCTCGGTGATGCCCGGTTCGCTGGAGAGCAGGGCCTCAATCACCGCTGTGGCGGGGCCAAGGTCGAGGGTTTGCAGATGGCTATCGCGGAGGGTGATGGTGTGGGCCATGGGAAATCGGGCGAAACGGGACAGCCTCTATTGTGGCAGGGGGGTGGCAGCGGGGAAAGGGCGTGCCATGATCGGGGGCGGTTTTGCGGTCTAATAGTTGGGTATTGAGTGGACTTTGGCGATGACGGCTTCTCCCCGGCGCGTGTGCATTATTCTTGGAACTCGGCCCGAGGCCATTAAGCTGGCCCCGGTGATTCGGGCCTTTCAGCAGGATGCCGAGTTTGAAACCCAGGTGGTGCTGACCGGGCAACACCGGGAAATGGTGGATCAGGTGATGACCCTGTTTGACCTGCGGGCCGATGCCGACCTGGCGATCATGCAGCCAAAGCAAACCCTCACCGATATCACCTGCCGCAGCCTCCAAGGGCTAGAGGCCCATTTTCAAACCCTGAAGCCCGATCTGGTGATTGTGCAAGGGGATACGACCACCGCCTTTGCCGCCGCCCTCGCCGCCTTTTACCAACACATCCCGGTGGGCCACGTAGAGGCCGGACTTCGCACCGACAATATCTATAGCCCCTACCCCGAAGAGGCCAACCGACGGCTGATTTCCCAGCTCACCACCCTGCACTTTGCCCCCACCACCAAGGCCGTCGATCACCTCAAAGCCTCCAGCGTGGTCGGAGCCATTCACCACACGGGCAATACCGTGATCGATGCCCTGCTCACCGTGGCCGCCCAACGGCCCGACTGCCCCATCGACGGGCTAGATTGGGATCAGTACCGGGTGATTTTGGCCACCGTCCACCGTCGGGAAAACTGGGGCGCACCCCTGGGCGACATCGCTGCCGGATTCCTCGACATCCTAGAGGCCCAGCCCGACACCGCCCTGCTGCTGCCCCTGCACCGCAACCCCCTCGTGCGGGAACCCCTCACCGCCGTTCTGGGGAGTCATCCCCGCGTGTTTTTGACCGAACCCCTGGACTACCGCGCCCTGGTGGGGGCCATGCAGCGCTGTCACCTGTTGTTGACCGACTCCGGTGGCCTGCAAGAGGAAGCCCCCGGTCTGGGCAAACCCGTCCTTGTGCTGCGCGACACCACGGAACGCCCCGAAGCCATTGACGCTGGCACCGCCCGCCTGATCGGCACCGACCGGGACGCCATCCGCGATCACGCCCTGGAACTGCTGACCAACCCCGCCGCCTACGACGCCATGGCCCAGGCCGTCAATCCCTTCGGCGATGGCCACGCCTCCGAGCGCATCCTCGCCATCGTCAAAGCTTACCTAGGCTGAGTTTGGGTTAAACCCAGGAACATTGAGTTGCTCTAGCTCCCCTCTCCCCACGGGAGAGGGGCCGGGGGTGAGGGTGCCAGGACATGGGGCCGCTGAGCTTCATGCTCCCTGAAGTTACTCCGGTGGGGGATTCGCTACCATAGACACCATCGTCATTCTGCCCTGCCGCTGTGACTGCCGCCCAGCCCCGCCCCACGGATGTGGCCCCCGCGCCCAGCCCTGACCCCATCCACTACCCCAGTTCCGACGGTGAGCCCGTGGCTGAAACCTACGTCCATTTCTATGCGCTCCTCGCGACGCTGGAGGTGCTGCGCCAGTATTTGGAGGGCCGACGAGCCACGGTGCTGGCCAACCAGTTTCTCTATTATTCCCAGGGAATGCCGAAACTGCGGGTGGCCCCCGATGTGATGGTGATTTTTGACGTGGAGCCCGGTGGTCGAGACAACTATAAGGTGTGGGAAGAGAGCCAGGTGCCCAGTGTGATTTTTGAGATGACCTCGGCGGGCACCCAAGACCAGGACAAAACCTTCAAAAGAACCCTCTACGAGCAGATGGGCGTGGCGGAATACTGGCTGTTTGACCCCAAGGGTGAATGGGTCGAAGGCC contains:
- a CDS encoding histone deacetylase, with protein sequence MHHDFSLADFAIFYSPVFLTHDTGQIHPENAGRLTAILNALNASPWADHLDWREPTPADSRQVDEAIVAVHDPAYIAKIRQFAAAGGGYWDGDTAVSPASYEAARLAVSAWLDGVDYVLQTGHSAFALVRPPGHHAIRDSGMGFCLFSNAAIAAHYALQQPGIRRVAILDWDVHHGNGTQSLVEANPAIAYCSLHQFPAYPGTGRSTETGLHHNVLNLPMPPGSTSADYHKKFDQQAIPFLRAFNPDILLISAGYDATAADPLASINLHPQDYATFTQFALRVTDKILFGLEGGYDYNALSQSVMATIGARLGLGSGLLP
- a CDS encoding CRR6 family NdhI maturation factor, giving the protein MAHTITLRDSHLQTLDLGPATAVIEALLSSEPGITEAGLRFDIDITRDPTDPRELSELPEVRLWFIRLDSRYPWLPLVLDWEAGELGRYAAMLVPHQFSPTDGIRYNPEALEIFVMQKIFVIAEWLKSQGRFNPTKLKFMTQMLGYDIDDGLFELLNS
- the wecB gene encoding non-hydrolyzing UDP-N-acetylglucosamine 2-epimerase; protein product: MTASPRRVCIILGTRPEAIKLAPVIRAFQQDAEFETQVVLTGQHREMVDQVMTLFDLRADADLAIMQPKQTLTDITCRSLQGLEAHFQTLKPDLVIVQGDTTTAFAAALAAFYQHIPVGHVEAGLRTDNIYSPYPEEANRRLISQLTTLHFAPTTKAVDHLKASSVVGAIHHTGNTVIDALLTVAAQRPDCPIDGLDWDQYRVILATVHRRENWGAPLGDIAAGFLDILEAQPDTALLLPLHRNPLVREPLTAVLGSHPRVFLTEPLDYRALVGAMQRCHLLLTDSGGLQEEAPGLGKPVLVLRDTTERPEAIDAGTARLIGTDRDAIRDHALELLTNPAAYDAMAQAVNPFGDGHASERILAIVKAYLG
- a CDS encoding Uma2 family endonuclease, coding for MTAAQPRPTDVAPAPSPDPIHYPSSDGEPVAETYVHFYALLATLEVLRQYLEGRRATVLANQFLYYSQGMPKLRVAPDVMVIFDVEPGGRDNYKVWEESQVPSVIFEMTSAGTQDQDKTFKRTLYEQMGVAEYWLFDPKGEWVEGQLQGYRLEHDVYYPITDGRSEPLQLRLQAEGSLIGFYREDTGEKLLIPGELAQALQQESVARQQAEQRAEQERQRAEQAEARLIELQAQLKAHGIDVIDPLDPGSPSQSEWSEA